A region of Myxococcus stipitatus DSM 14675 DNA encodes the following proteins:
- the rlmN gene encoding 23S rRNA (adenine(2503)-C(2))-methyltransferase RlmN, translating to MPSSDTPTNLYDLTRPALGALLSDWGFRPHHRDVLWTGLYRQQARALEELEGLRPELRDRLRAHTRLGHLTTHHEAFSSDGYTHKLLLKLEDGQTIETVLMRFKGRATVCISTQAGCAMGCVFCATGQMGLSRHLTPGEIVGQILHVRRILRESGETLRNIVLMGMGEPLHNYDNTMAAMDVLVDPLGLAMAPRFITLSTVGVVPGIRRLADEDRPVQLAVSLHGATDEERAALVPAGRRWPLAELMDACRYYIARRKRRIFFEWTLIEGRNDTPEHANTLGALLTGMDAHVNVIPLNPTVGYDGGPSQPTSVRAFQDTLMAHGIPSTVRQRRGIDIDAGCGQLKSAVERRSRRSLPTSP from the coding sequence ATGCCGTCCTCCGACACGCCCACCAACCTCTACGACCTGACGCGGCCCGCGCTCGGCGCGCTGCTGTCCGACTGGGGCTTCCGTCCCCACCACCGCGATGTGCTGTGGACGGGGCTGTACCGCCAGCAGGCGCGCGCGCTCGAGGAACTGGAGGGCCTGCGCCCGGAGCTCAGGGACCGGCTGCGCGCGCACACCCGGCTGGGACACCTGACGACCCACCACGAGGCCTTCAGCTCGGACGGCTACACGCACAAGCTCCTCCTGAAGCTGGAGGACGGACAGACGATTGAAACCGTCCTCATGCGCTTCAAGGGCCGCGCGACGGTGTGCATCAGCACCCAGGCCGGCTGCGCCATGGGCTGTGTCTTCTGCGCCACGGGGCAGATGGGACTGTCACGGCATCTGACGCCGGGCGAAATCGTCGGGCAGATTCTCCATGTACGGCGCATCCTTCGCGAGTCCGGCGAGACGCTGCGCAACATCGTCCTCATGGGGATGGGCGAGCCGCTCCACAACTACGACAACACGATGGCGGCCATGGATGTCCTGGTCGACCCATTGGGCCTGGCGATGGCGCCGCGCTTCATCACGCTGAGCACCGTGGGCGTGGTGCCCGGCATCCGCCGCCTGGCGGACGAGGACCGTCCCGTCCAGCTGGCCGTCAGCCTCCACGGCGCCACGGACGAGGAGCGCGCCGCGCTGGTCCCCGCCGGACGGCGCTGGCCCCTGGCGGAGCTGATGGACGCGTGCCGCTACTACATCGCCCGACGCAAGCGCCGCATCTTCTTCGAGTGGACGCTCATCGAAGGGCGCAACGACACGCCTGAACACGCGAACACGTTGGGCGCGCTGCTCACTGGCATGGACGCGCACGTGAACGTGATTCCCCTCAATCCCACGGTGGGTTACGACGGTGGACCCAGCCAGCCCACGTCGGTGCGCGCCTTCCAGGACACGCTGATGGCACACGGCATCCCCAGCACCGTGCGTCAACGCCGCGGCATCGACATCGACGCGGGCTGTGGTCAGCTCAAGTCCGCGGTGGAGCGGCGCTCGCGTCGTTCACTTCCCACCAGCCCGTGA
- a CDS encoding glutamate-cysteine ligase family protein, translated as MGLAIQQEVFLPEDYERFARRLDESLVALRELLARPGFGEGAATVGAELELFLVDARGFPLPVNRQVLARTVDPRVTLEMDRFNLELNPRPGPLAGRPFRALQEELEDSLREVRRAAKTQGARVAVVGILPTLREEDLGWEALTAQPRYRALSSAIRQRRASPFQVAISGEEESLSLTWDDVTLEGANTSFQVHLRVAPRDFARLYNAAQLATAPVLAVGGNSPLLLGRKLWDETRVALFRQAVDDRAEPGVGGFCAPARVTFGHGWAREGAYELFAESVALHPPLLPVMGHESPLERVAAGGLPSLDELRLHQGTVWTWNRAIYDPRDSGHLRIEMRALPAGPSVVDMVANGAFLLGLTLGLGERMDALLPALPFAHATGNFLRAARRGLDAELSWPGESVPSPRVVPVVELVRRLLPVARRGLLVAGVEADEVDRMLDIIARRVDTGRTGARWQRRVLARLEAELPRRDALAAMLERYLQHSESGEPVHTWPED; from the coding sequence ATGGGGCTCGCCATCCAGCAGGAGGTCTTCCTTCCGGAGGACTACGAGCGCTTCGCGCGCCGGCTCGACGAGAGCCTGGTGGCGCTGCGGGAGTTGTTGGCGAGGCCCGGCTTCGGAGAGGGTGCGGCGACCGTCGGCGCGGAGCTGGAGTTGTTCCTCGTCGATGCGCGGGGCTTCCCGCTGCCGGTGAACCGACAGGTGCTGGCGCGCACGGTGGACCCGCGCGTCACGTTGGAGATGGACCGCTTCAACCTGGAGCTGAACCCTCGGCCCGGGCCGCTCGCGGGTCGTCCGTTTCGCGCGCTCCAGGAGGAGCTGGAGGACTCGCTGCGCGAGGTGCGGCGCGCGGCGAAGACGCAGGGTGCGCGAGTGGCGGTGGTGGGCATCCTCCCGACGCTGCGCGAGGAGGACCTGGGGTGGGAGGCGCTGACGGCGCAGCCTCGCTACCGCGCGTTGTCCTCGGCCATCCGACAGCGGCGCGCGTCGCCCTTCCAGGTGGCCATCTCCGGCGAGGAGGAGTCCCTGTCGCTCACGTGGGATGACGTGACGCTGGAGGGAGCGAACACGTCGTTCCAGGTGCACCTGCGAGTGGCGCCTCGGGACTTCGCCCGGCTGTACAACGCCGCGCAGCTCGCCACCGCGCCGGTGCTGGCCGTGGGTGGGAACTCGCCGCTGCTGTTGGGGCGCAAGCTCTGGGATGAGACGCGCGTGGCGCTGTTCCGACAGGCGGTGGATGACCGTGCGGAGCCGGGCGTGGGCGGCTTCTGTGCTCCCGCGCGGGTGACGTTCGGCCATGGCTGGGCGCGCGAGGGTGCGTACGAGCTGTTCGCGGAGTCGGTCGCGCTGCATCCGCCGCTGCTGCCGGTGATGGGGCACGAGTCGCCGCTGGAGCGCGTGGCGGCGGGGGGACTGCCGAGCCTGGACGAGCTGCGGCTGCATCAGGGGACGGTCTGGACATGGAACCGCGCCATCTACGACCCGCGAGACTCGGGTCACCTGCGCATCGAGATGCGCGCGTTGCCCGCGGGCCCCTCGGTGGTGGACATGGTGGCCAATGGGGCGTTCCTGTTGGGACTGACGCTGGGGCTGGGCGAGCGCATGGACGCGTTGCTTCCGGCGCTGCCCTTCGCGCACGCCACGGGCAACTTCTTGCGCGCCGCGCGCCGAGGCTTGGACGCGGAGCTCTCCTGGCCCGGCGAGTCCGTGCCGAGTCCTCGCGTGGTGCCCGTGGTGGAGCTGGTGCGCAGGCTTCTGCCCGTGGCGCGGCGGGGCCTGTTGGTGGCGGGTGTCGAGGCGGACGAAGTGGACCGGATGCTGGACATCATCGCGCGGCGCGTGGACACGGGGCGCACGGGCGCGCGCTGGCAGCGGAGGGTGCTCGCGCGGCTGGAGGCGGAGCTGCCCCGTCGGGACGCGCTGGCGGCGATGCTGGAGCGCTACCTCCAGCACTCGGAGTCGGGCGAGCCCGTCCACACGTGGCCGGAGGACTGA
- a CDS encoding metallophosphoesterase family protein, which produces MRFIHCSDVHITDDYFALPLRRLGWRRWMALVELTVGGRAKRYARARHVLSSIAREVEHHAADHFILSGDLTAYALDSEFRGAREALGSLAEDPRRCTVIPGNHDVFTPGSHQKGRFASHFGQLLHSDLPEYRGEGAFPFVRLLGTEAAVVGLLSARVPFTPGLSYGVIGDAQLGALSALLKDPRLDGRAVLVVVHHAPLTRQGHADHWHHGLRDAEALLRLLPGPRHAVLHGHIHQRYHHPATEDRPHIFGAGSSTEEGREGYWLIEVSQGRVLGGEMHTPRG; this is translated from the coding sequence ATGCGCTTCATCCACTGCTCCGACGTCCACATCACCGACGACTACTTCGCGCTGCCCCTCCGGAGGCTGGGCTGGCGGCGCTGGATGGCCCTGGTCGAGCTCACGGTGGGCGGCCGCGCGAAGCGCTACGCCCGCGCGCGCCACGTGCTCTCCTCCATCGCTCGCGAGGTCGAGCACCACGCCGCCGACCACTTCATCCTCTCGGGCGACCTCACCGCCTACGCGCTCGACAGCGAGTTCCGCGGCGCGCGCGAGGCCCTGGGGTCGCTCGCGGAGGACCCGCGCCGCTGCACCGTCATCCCTGGCAACCACGACGTCTTCACGCCGGGCAGCCACCAGAAGGGCCGCTTCGCGAGCCACTTCGGTCAGCTGCTGCACAGTGACCTTCCGGAGTATCGCGGCGAGGGCGCCTTTCCCTTCGTGCGGTTGCTCGGCACCGAGGCCGCCGTGGTGGGGCTGTTGTCCGCGCGCGTCCCTTTCACCCCGGGGCTTTCGTACGGTGTCATCGGCGACGCGCAGCTCGGCGCGCTCTCCGCGCTGCTGAAGGACCCGAGGCTGGACGGGCGCGCGGTGCTCGTCGTGGTGCACCACGCCCCGCTGACGCGCCAGGGACATGCGGACCACTGGCATCACGGCCTGCGCGACGCGGAGGCGCTGCTCAGGCTGTTGCCAGGGCCTCGCCACGCGGTGCTGCATGGCCACATCCACCAGCGCTACCACCACCCGGCCACGGAGGATCGCCCGCACATCTTCGGCGCTGGCTCCTCCACCGAAGAAGGCCGGGAGGGCTACTGGCTCATCGAGGTGTCCCAGGGCCGAGTCCTCGGTGGCGAGATGCACACGCCCCGCGGGTGA